The nucleotide window TGGGAAATGGACTTTGGCTTTGACAGAATTCACCCTCAGGTATGTCCCCcagaaagctgtcaaaggGCAAGCTGTGGCAGACTTTTTGGCAGATCACccgggagaggaaattgagaacatggattctttggacatagcaaatgcagatctgttaactagagctcatgtttgccttaacaatccaatctactcgattcatctcacaccttggaaattatattttgatggatcGAAGACAGACAAGGCTTCAGGAGCAGGGATTGTTCTGGAAGAACCATTGGGGGTCAGGCATTGCTATTCTTTCCAGTTAGATTTCCAATGCACCAACAACAGGGCCGAATATGAGGCTTTGATTATAGGGCTCGAAATGTTGGTAGAATTAGGAGTCCAGTCCGTGGAAATCTTGGGAGATTCCATGCTTGTCCTAAAGCAGATTGCTAGAGAATATAAGTGTCTGAATCCCTCTCTGGCTGTATATCTAGTGGCAGCTAGAAATCTGCTAACAGAATTTagagaagctacttgggagcacatCCCGAGGGAGAAGAACTTCGCAGCCAATGAACTGGCTCAGGTAGCATCAGGCATACAAATGCCTGAAGACTGCGTCCAGAGGATCATCAAGGTAGGAAGGAAAAGTCTACCGTCAGTTCTGACTAGAGGAATGGAGATAGAAGTCAATTCTGCCTTGATTACTAAAAACGATTGGAGGGAACCTATCATGACTTACTTGCAGTACCCCACTCTACCCTCTGAGAAGAAAGTCAGAATCATGGCTACGAACTATctcatgtggaatgaagatttggtccgaaaaagTAAGGATGAGGTGCTATTAAGGTGCCTCGGAAAgacagaatatatgaaagtcaTGGGAGAAACCCATGAAGGGGTCTGTGGGGCTCaccaaggaggaagaaagatgtgctggttgattagaaggtatggctacttctggccaaccATGTTGAAGGATTGCATCAACTATTCCAAGGGATGTGAAGCTTGTCAAAGACACGGCCCAATCCAGCGGGCTCCTTCAGTCCCCATGAATCCAGTAGTGAAACCATGGCCTTTTaggggatgggcaatggatctcattggcaaaATCTATCCAGCCAGTGGCCAGCAGCATTGTTTTATCATTGTTGCTACAGACTATTTCACCAAGTGGGTAGAAGCCAAGCCAATCAAAACCACAACttctcaagagatcatcaccttTATAGAAGAACAGATCATACAGAGATTCGGCATTCCAGAGTCAATCACAACTGATAGGGgatcttctttcatatctagggatatgctagatatggcagaaacATTCAAATTCAAGCTGCTTCAATCTACCCCCTAttatgctcaagctaatggacaggcagaatcaagtaacaaagtgattatcaatatcatcagaaaGATGCTGGAGAAGAATCCGAAGCAATGGCATGAGAAGTTGTCAGAAACTTTGTGGGCATACAGAACTTCAAAAAGAGAAGCCACTGGCAAATGGTTATTCACAACGCCCCAATCAATGGCaaatggttaaagaaattCTACCCAACCATGTGGGATTCACAAGCTGTACAGACAGATCCCGGGATAGAAGAGGAACAAGGCTaacttcttctattttttgaaTCCATTTTTACTTTAGAGATTGTTTCGTTTTCTATTTTTACAGTATTGTCTTGTTTATTACGTTAAGGGtaaataaaatagtaaaatgCTATTTAAAAGGGAGATAGAACaaactttatttaaaaatagccGCCATAGCGGCAAAGGTgtccaaaatataaaaaaatatatatataatgaaatataaaaaaactaaaaccctaattttctGAGGGTTTCCTGCAGATTCGCCTTCTTGACAGAGAGTTCTTTCTGGAGCAGCACTCCTTGATGAATCGAGGCCTCTGCGATTTCCAAAGCTGGCCTGGAAGCTGCAACCATGCTCTGCACAAGAAAGGTGGCTTTGGTTTTGGAACTCAGTCCAGCCCCAAGCTTGTTCTGCACCTCCCTACACTCTGCCAGCTGTTTTTGGAGTTCTTCAATCTGCTTCTCCAACTTATCCACGGTGGCCTTGGCCTCCTTATATCCAGCCACCATCTGATCCAGTTCTGTTTTCTGCCTAGCAAAGTCAGCCAGATTGGCTTCATGTGTGGCCTTACAGAACTCAGAAGTTTTGAACGTAGGCCTAAGATCTTCATAGCGATCATGCAGATTAAGCACATCCTTGGCCAGGCTTAGGCCCATCTCAAGAATAGGCCTCGGAGCCATGTTCTGTCTATGCAGCAGGTCCAGGTCCTTCATCAGCTGATCTAGAGCCCCTGTATCTTCATCAAATTCCAGCTCAGTGGACTGCCAGATTTTTAACCTCTCCATGGCCTCCTGCACTGCTCTAGATTTTGCCTTACTCGGAGGAGAGCTGAGTTTCTCCAGCCTCTCCAGTTGAGCATCCAGATCCATGGCTTCAAATTCTTCCAGCTCTGGATCAGCAAAAGAAGCCGTGGCAGATGATCTTGGAAAGGAATGAATAGGCATCTACAGAAGAGAACATAAGTTAAGACCAGATAGAAAGTGGAAGATAAAGGAGGCTCAAAAGTTATGAAAACTTACAGCGACAATGGGAGGCTTCAGAGGGCTGGACACCGCAGCCAGGGCACCAGTAGCTTTAGGCACTTCCACCTGGAAAAACTGCAAATGTTAAAAAGACAGAACAGACAGAACAGCAGGAAAACATGAACAGTTGAAGGGAAAATTACCACGACCACAGGAGCAGCTGCAGTCGTTCTCACCTCAGCCTCCGGGACCACAATGGTTAGTTCTGCCTGATCCACGGGGTCTGATGCAGATATCTCCACCTCATCCTCGGCCTCTGGGGCGGCAGTAGAGTGTTCTGCCTCAGCATCCTCAAAAAGAGCCAGTTCTGAGCTGGTCAGCTCAGCACTCGGACCCTTTTGTTGCTTCTGCGCCAAGGCAATGCTCTCCGCTATCACCTCAGCAGGAATTTCATCCTACAAAAAGGGGGGGTCAGAACAGAAGGAATGAAGCAAAAGAGGAACTAATGCGAGTCACAGACTAAAACTCACCTCGTCTTCCACCGCTGCCACCTTCTCTTGGGGCACCTCCTCCAGCTCTTGCAGCTCTTTTTCCTGCTCCACCTCCTCAAAGGCTTCTCGCAGTTCATCATCCGTCCCAGAAGTAGTAGCTGGGATTGCTGCGGCTTCTTCTGCGGCAAAGTATTCCACTTCACCCCTCTTCTTAAGCTTTTTTAACTTagtaggaggaggagaagggcTCCCAGCTAGacagaacaaaaggaaaagattagaaaagagaaaacagaatAAATCCAGAGAGAACAGTTGGAATGCTCCAAACTTACCAGGAATGCTAGGCCGCGCGGTATTATCCAGAGGGGGAGCaggcccttttctttttcttctaccaGAAGGAACAGCCTCGGCAGGGGTTTGTTCTGCCTCAACATCATCCTCTTCATCAGCAGAAGGGAGCTCCAAATCCCCGGCGGCAATGACAGAAGAGACTGCACCAAGCAGTTAGAGGTTAGAAGCCAATCCAACaggaaaagacaaaaaaaaaaaaaaaaaggggaaggcttaccaatcacttctccagcCTGGACAGACTGTCCGCCCACGTTCTTTGTCAGGGAAGGGTCTAATAACAGGCAGAACATAGGTTAAAAACAGATTATCAAGACAGAACAAGTCCCAGACAGAATCAAGTATCTACCTTCTATGATTTGTGCATTAATGTCCTTGATGGTCTGGATCATATGCGCTCTGGCCTCCCCCTCCGCAAAAAGATGCCAGTTCTCCCAACCGTCAAAAAGCGTCTTGAGGGCAGTAACAGAAGCTGGTAGATTTTGGAATCTGGTTTGCCACCAGGCGTCAAAATCAGCAGAACTGCAGGAATTTGGCTCCCATGAGGGATAGAGGGCATCTGTGCTATTATTTATCTTGTTCACTGCACACCGAGCATCCTTGTGCACCTCCAGATCATCTACATCCCTCCAGGAAGAGGCCCGATTGCAACTCCGATATGATTTCAACGGAATGAGGGAGGGCAGCCAAGCTGCCTTGCACAGAAGTTAGGANNNNNNNNNNNNNNNNNNNNNNNNNNNNNNNNNNNNNNNNNNNNNNNNNNNNNNNNNNNNNNNNNNNNNNNNNNNNNNNNNNNNNNNNNNNNNNNNNNNNNNNNNNNNNNNNNNNNNNNNNNNNNNNNNNNNNNNNNNNNNNNNNNNNNNNNNNNNNNNNNNNNNNNNNNNNNNNNNNNNNNNNNNNNNNNNNNNNNNNNNNNNNNNNNNNNNNNNNNNNNNNNNNNNNNNNNNNNNNNNNNNNNNNNNNNNNNNNNNNNNNNNNNNNNNNNNNNNNNNNNNNNNNNNNNNNNNNNNNNNNNNNNNNNNNNNNNNNNNNNNNNNNNNNNNNNNNNNNNNNNNNNNNNNNNNNNNNNNNNNNNNNNNNNNNNNNNNNNNNNNNNNNNNNNNNNNNNNNNNNNNNNNNNNNNNNNNNNNNNNNNNNNNNNNNNNNNNNNNNNNNNNNNNNNNNNNNNNNNNNNNNNNNNNNNNNNNNNNNNNNNNNNNNNNNNNNNNNNNNNNNNNNNNNNNNNNNNNNNNNNNNNNNNNNNNNNNNNNNNNNNNNNNNNNNNNNNNNNNNNNNNNNNNNNNNNNNNNNNNNNNNNNNNNNNNNNNNNNNNNNNNNNNNNNNNNNNNNNNNNNNNNNNNNNNNNNNNNNNNNNNNNNNNNNNNNNNNNNNNNNNNNNNNNNNNNNNNNNNNNNNNNNNTCGCCTGTGATAATCCCCAACAGCATCAACAGGTCTGCCATGGggcctaaacccaaaaatctgagCCATGTCCAGCAGAGTTGGAGCCATGGGACCCACACGGAAATCAAACGTGTTGCTGGCAGAATTCCATAAACATAGGGCAGCAGCAAGCAGGTTCTCATCTCTGTTAATCGACTGCTTGGACAGAAGAATGGCGTCATGAATCCCAGCTCTCCTCCAGTGACCCCCATATCTCGGAAGAAGTCTGTCAATCCAGTCTGCCCATTTGACAGAACTGTTCCTCACCTCGCTGGACGGGAAAGATCGACTCAGATTCTTGCTAACCCAAGAATGATGGGCCAGGGCAGAAGAGCTCTCAAAACACAAAGGAGCCTCGGCATCCTTTTTTAGCAGTTCTGCCATCTCAGCTGGAACAGGACCAAACCAGTGAGGCCCTAACACCAGGGTATTCTCGAACAAATGGAGGACATTCTCATCCAGATTCTTCTGGGCAAAGGGATGAAGCTTGCTCCTGATTTCTATCGCGTGAGTATCAATCCCGCTCCCAGTAATATAATCGGGAGGAATTGAAGCGGAGGAGGATTGAGCACGGGACCCTGGAGAAGACATGTCTGATTCGAAGGCAGGAACAGAAGAAGGAAAGGTTTGAAGAAAGATATGGAGATCTCAAAAGAAGCTCGCAGGAACGAGAGTTgaaaggtttagggttttcagaggctatgaatttgaatttcttttaaagaagAGCTCGAAAACgtgggaagaggaagatgggaCGACACCTGATGATTATTAGCTAGTAACTAGCCGTTTTCCCACGAACTCTAGTTCGTAGCAAGCAGACGTGGCAGACGTAGGCGAAAAGACGGAAGAAACTGGCGCGCGAATTAATTGGCAAAAACATTAAGTCTAAAACCGTCCAAAAACGATTCAGACTTAATGGGGGCATTGTTTGGACCCAAATTCGacacacccaaaaccaagAGACAAGCCCAGGATGAAattgcctgcccagcccaaagacttgagaaaaataaaaacaggatccagacagattgggcttcatgccaagaatgttgaaaacgaagcttcagcccaaagaaagGCCCAAAGAGAAAACTGATGGGCTTCAAAAGATCAGCCCATGAATTATTGATTAGGTTCAGACCCAAGGGGATCAAAGACACGCCCACGTGATTGTCTCAATATTGAAGaatcagcaattccaactaagtttaaaatatgaagggAACATTTCTGGAACACTGCCGacagaagatcaaaaacccatctgtgttcaagattttgctccaaatcaataTACCATCTTCCAAGGAATTCACAGACCACGCTTCCTGAGCTAAAAAGCAGAAAATAGGGAACTGTTCAAGAAATACAAAAGAGAAGAACCAaaccgccataaaaagcccacacagaTAATGGCATCGATTGAATCAAGAGgtgccacccaggaaaccagggaagagactgctttaggaggtgactgcttAGGGTTTGTCTGCCATGACTGATAAAGATCTTGTTTACTTCGCGTTGTAAGAGATCTTTtatgccgcccattattttaaaaaccaccTCCCCAAaaagggtctcttataaaaacgaaagtaGGCAAAGGAACAAAGGACACTCaactcatcaaccaaaaaacaacagcaacaaaaaCAGCCAAGAGCTCACTTGaattccaagagaaaccaaCCTTAAATCAGAATTCTAaggttcagacttagaaaataaatttcctCGAACGAGAGccctcgttacaaatttggttcagcaaaagccaaaagacAAACATAGTCTGAATTTTCACAactatgaaaacctcaacaaattttacagcatggttccagcttgctaaatcctcgagaatagccacttctgtcccttcagactgaagaagtcacagttctgcccgcttaagagcctcccaaggcttagagtagattgaagctctgccaaaatcgaactttggtatcgatttatagctgaagccaagcagctaaagCTGTTAACAGTACAGTCCAGCATAGatatacccagtccagcccggatcagaagtttctatcCAGGCAgatgggattccagccatctttttgcctttctagagttgatttctcccttcttaattttgtaaaaggcagttctgcctgaaacagtactttattattatctattctggccagaacaaccatctttgatactgagataaattgtgaaagtcctcaccagtctgaggcaagaaaagaacttacttgggagatattcctcacccaaattcacaatcgtttgttttagaagtcagtaacttgaggcgcaagttatccactctaaaaataagtctgctagaatttacattgctagcagtggcacgctcgcacaccaaagaaagctgacttgtcgaccaacaagtggtctccaagccagtggggaacttcgcccttccacattaggagttaaacacgaaaacgggtgaacaataccgtttgagcctcgaacggattttccatattgtgcgattatcgggttcaatactgttgagccgttggatcgtaatcaatttcaaatatgttacGCTAGATAATTCTAGAATCGTGTAGaattcgacggattgtgaatcggagtcccggatactccgaaatcgagAACCCTAGAGCTAGGGTTTAggaattatgcgattacacgatCGTGATTAATCCGATCGTCCgattgacaccaataccctcaggacatgtgtcctagatgtattggaccttctagcggcatccagatcatattgtgaggtcatggacccgtggggtcccggattgactttttggactttagcgctttttgagtcccaagataccgctaaactatcccacgtggaaggaaagctgttatgggcATATGGATCACTAGAAATTGatgcacgtacttttaggagccaggggtagggtttttaatttaatactatattgtattaatagaatattatggtcattgaatcaggcacccgggcaccagttgaccagcaggagggaccttcaagaggtccaacgagctcagactatcagtgagtggactctttgttttaatacaTGAATTTAAGTAGTTCAGCttcagttataagctgttttattctgttaaatattttatgttgaatgCTGTCGAGTGAAATctcctttaaagaatataggaaaagatattctcgttaattatcagataaatggcagcataATTTTACAGGTTACAGGAATTCAGTTATCCAgcagattttcttcagaaatttttatattttcctaaatcaccttgtacccagatattaaatgttgcttTCGGATTAtaattgttgccttcggtttagtcagcatgcttgacagttgccccacgagttccttggtactcgaactcgtgtggagcgagtaatgcggatcaggTGAACTATGGTCCcttgaatcctgcgagttgcggcttggactgacctcgtgtcactgagacctacGAGTATGTGtaacccatggtgatgcaaggaattgacggatataaggaattgacggaaataaatGGTACACCTAGGcggtagttttaaactgttttcaatgcTTTAAGAACTGAATGTTGACCATGAATATGATTGGTTTATATACCTGTGTAATTATATacgtgcattgatttcagaaataaagagaataaattagtttgtataactatttttacagtggggttagtatgttcatatactactttctaaattttgttttgggtccactcaccctttttgttgttttgcgccccagACAGTAGACGTGCataggaatccaccaccgggccacttcccatcttccgcgcctttcttctgatgtaggatttttgtttgtaaaaggattcactcctttgtaaattcttagtagtcgctctgatgttttgcccgaGACTGAgattgaactgttggaatgtatatatacgtatgctggcagctggtagtatatatatatacttgtttggcatgtggaaatgttttggtattgagccagttacaaggaaAACTCTACCGGCTTTTTgatagaagtcaaccttgttattttatcgtgttttgtgtaagagggcaaataggtcatttgtgcccgacattcgccaggtgtcggacacgcacagggtctgacttggattccaaagcggaatttggatcgcGTCCTGTCATCTCGCCTTCCAGTTTGTGGCAACCGAAGTCCCTTTGACATTGCTCTCACCCCAGAAGAGATAGACAAGCTTGTAGTTTTGCGGAGCGGTGCTCCTACTTCTCCCAGCACCTCGCTTCGGTTCAGTAACTGGATACAACATTTTAGTGATGCAAACAGACAAGGACCTTGCTGGTTGGCTGTATTTATGGCACTGTGGCTTGGGTGGTTCGTGCTTTGTGCCTTTTCTCAGGACTGCTTGCATGAGCGTGTGTTCCCCTTGGCCTTGACCATAGCTTGAGGCGATACGATCCCTTTAGCCCCCATGTGCTTGGGACATCTATACCGGCTGCTTGATCAAACTCAGTTTTTGGAGAAAAGTGCCTCCGGAACCATGGGTGTGGAGACTCTCCTGAATTCTGGTTTTTTGCAGGTGTTTTTATGGGAGTGGCTCAAAGGATTGGATATACATTCACTCCTGCATTCACATGCTATGAAGTTGGCTGATTGGGGGCAAGGGTTCCTTTATGCCGGATAGTCTTCCTTTAGTTTGCAAATGGTTTAAGAAGATGCAAAGGAAAGGCCAAAACTTCTTAAAATTATTGGATAATATTGAGAATTTCGTCTTCCGTCCTTACGGCACCTCGGTTGAGACCTTCACCTTCGTGCCCTTTTATGTTGATGTCAGTGATACTGTTGAGGTTCTAGCAGCCATGTCACAAGGCGGCCAGTTCAGAAAGTATGCTCTATTGAATGTTGCTCCTATCCCGTTGCCTACTCTTGGAGATAGCTGCTCATAGATTTCTGTGACCTACTCACCTCATCAGGTTAGGCTGCAGTTTGGGTTTGATCAAGGAGTACCGAGTAGTCCGAACTACGATGACCCCTTTGTGCTGCACAGGGTCTTTTGGAGCAACAAGAACATACCAAAAAGCGGTGGGCCTCTTGTTTTAGCTGGCAGGGGCAAAATTGGTGGCTTCTCACGAGGCTACCAAGCCTACTGGAACCACTACCTTGCTTCTTTCCATGAGGTCCAATCTTTTCCTGGAGACAGATTGCCTCCTACAACAGCTCGCCTTGCAAGTTTGGTGCTGGAAGAGAAAGCCATCCCTCTAAGCCAGAAGCGCAATCTGCCCTTTATTTCCAAGAGCGGTGACATTGTTGGAGAATTTTCTAAAACAAGACCAAAGCCGGGAGCACAGGGTCCTCGCAACTCTGGAAAAGATACGACATCGGTGTCGGGTAAAAGGAAGCGGGAAGAGAAGCAAAGTGCAAGGAAGGAGCAGACTGCCAGTAAACCTAGAAAGTTCATTCCAAAGGTAGCCTCAAGTGGCCCTCCTCTAACTAAAGAAGCAACTCCCCCAGAACATCCACAGTCTTCAAAGCCTGCTGCATCCGAGAGCCAGAGTTGTGCTGGCAAGGCGCTGGAAACTACCCCTCTTCGCAGTAAGTGTTAACCTACCTCAAATGCTTCTTCGTGCCTTCTTTACTTATTATGCGTGTATCATATATATCCGTTTGAAAGGTTTATGAAAGTGCTAAAAAGGTTCTATGAAAGTGCTAAAAAGGTATGTTCAGAACCGTACTCGTTtagaaggttgcattgctgagcgatATATAGTTGAAGAAGCTGTAGAGTTTTGCACCGAGTATTTATCTGATTATaatacagttggagtgccttcaagctaGAAGGTGGGAGTTTagaagccattatcaggttgcacagtaaGCTTAGTTGATCGGGACTTGTTGAACCAgacacatctatatgtcttggagaatacggaggaagtcctaccttatattgAGTACGTatgacttttatttttcatatggagccattttaaatattattattccttatgtttatcttatatacaaGGGACCATAATGCTTCA belongs to Prunus persica cultivar Lovell chromosome G4, Prunus_persica_NCBIv2, whole genome shotgun sequence and includes:
- the LOC109948665 gene encoding uncharacterized protein LOC109948665 — translated: MADMLVDGTAHNQMLSFMDGNAGKIQPFSPLLRLKQEQTFKWEEQHQQAFQEIKHYLSNPPVLSPPKRGRPLKLYVSASEVSIGSLLVQDNKEGKEQAVYYLSRTLTEVERRLNQIHANKTNAEGQNWEMDFGFDRIHPQTDKASGAGIVLEEPLGVRHCYSFQLDFQCTNNRAEYEALIIGLEMLVELGVQSVEILGDSMLVLKQIAREYKCLNPSLAVYLVAARNLLTEFREATWEHIPREKNFAANELAQVASGIQMPEDCVQRIIKVGRKSLPSVLTRGMEIEVNSALITKNDWREPIMTYLQYPTLPSEKKVRIMATNYLMWNEDLVRKSKDEVLLRCLGKTEYMKVMGETHEGDCINYSKGCEACQRHGPIQRAPSVPMNPVVKPWPFRGWAMDLIGKIYPASGQQHCFIIVATDYFTKWVEAKPIKTTTSQEIITFIEEQIIQRFGIPESITTDRGSSFISRDMLDMAETFKFKLLQSTPYYAQANGQNFKKRSHWQMVIHNAPINGKWLKKFYPTMWDSQAVQTDPGIEEEQG